Proteins from a genomic interval of Hoplias malabaricus isolate fHopMal1 chromosome 13, fHopMal1.hap1, whole genome shotgun sequence:
- the rundc1 gene encoding RUN domain-containing protein 1, protein MSTEDLSQSDSEAVGAVSGERWAPVGAVASPEEQVEQQWSCGRGRMDQASLELDAIPPSAQLQRLQEEREQMRAALLAVSSHFAQVQFRLQQVARAPADEKERQRMLQELEEFAFRGCPHVLGLRAKENPSEREKRERLEAQREKQKELIFQLKTQLDDLERFAYQEGSYDSLPQSVVMERQRVIIDELIKKLDVNLNEDIGKLTPEELRQRVDTAIAQIVNPVRVKEQLVEQLKTQIRDLEMFINFIQDEVGSPVQSEGGKGQQASGTKPRAQGGVKQVDPAEAERLRETGLQLIQRALAVLQIFAMSQFGCAAGRMQPNAWPHGGAGTQDYGALLQKLEGAVEKVRIEASQRQPSNLEEHVVNYTSSNSLCSSGDELTALVRKDLAVALRDILAHGLYSPSQGMSLVLAPISCLLPFTSSSQTLHPWELFVKYYHSKNGQAFVESPARQLSQSFSLPLGGSKVTVTPKQSLLWAIHSVLREHGRYKRSADSEFKALVCMALNEQRLVSWVNLLCKSSSLVHSHYQPWSYMAQTGFEGALRILGRLSHLKFNLPVDLAVRQLKNIKDAF, encoded by the exons ATGTCAACAGAAGATTTGTCGCAGTCGGACAGCGAGGCTGTGGGAGCTGTGTCCGGGGAGAG GTGGGCTCCTGTGGGGGCAGTGGCGAGCCCTGAGGAGCAGGTGGAgcagcagtggagctgtggaCGAGGCAGGATGGACCAAGCCTCTCTGGAGCTGGATGCCATCCCTCCATCTGCACAGCTGCAGCGTctgcaggaagagagagagcagatgaGGGCTGCTCTGCTGGCCGTCAGCTCTCACTTCGCTCAGGTACAGTTTCGGCTGCAGCAGGTGGCCCGAGCACCGGCGGATGAGAAGGAACGCCAGCGCATGCTCCAGGAGCTGGAAGAGTTCGCCTTCCGCGGCTGTCCACACGTCCTTGGCCTCAGAGCCAAAGAAAACCCg AGCGAGAGGGAGAAACGTGAGCGTCTGGAGGctcagagagagaagcagaaggAGCTGATCTTTCAGCTGAAAACGCAGCTGGACGACCTGGAGCGCTTCGCCTATCAGGAGGGCAGCTATGACTCACTGCCTCAGTCTGTCGTcatggagagacagagg GTGATTATTGACGAATTGATTAAGAAGCTGGACGTGAATCTGAATGAGGACATCGGGAAGCTGACCCCCGAGGAGCTGCGGCAGCGAGTGGACACAGCTATTGCTCAGATTGTTAATCCAGTCAGAGTCAAAGAGCAGCTGGTGGAGCAGCTCAAAACTCAGATCAGAGACCTGGAAATGTTCATCAACTTCATACAGG ATGAGGTGGGGAGCCCAGTTCAGTCGGAGGGAGGGAAGGGTCAGCAGGCTTCCGGCACTAAACCTCGTGCTCAAGGAGGCGTGAAGCAAG TGGACCCAGCTGAGGCAGAGCGTCTGCGTGAGACTGGCCTGCAGCTGATCCAGAGGGCTCTGGCTGTGCTGCAGATCTTCGCTATGAGTCAGTTTGGCTGTGCAGCAGGCCGAATGCAACCAAACGCATGGCCTCATGGAGGAGCCGGCACACAGGATTACGGAGCTCTGCTGCAGAAGTTAGAGGGCGCTGTGGAGAAGGTGAGGATTGAAGCTTCTCAGAGGCAGCCGTCTAATCTTGAAGAGCATGTGGTCAACTACACATCCAGTAATTCCCTTTGCTCTTCTGGGGATGAGCTCACGGCTTTGGTGAGGAAAGACCTGGCGGTGGCGTTGCGTGATATTTTAGCGCACGGCCTTTATAGCCCCTCTCAGGGGATGAGCCTCGTCCTGGCGCCTATCTCCTGTTTACTGCCGTTTACCTCCTCCTCCCAGACACTGCATCCCTGGGAACTGTTTGTTAAATACTATCACTCGAAAAATGGACAGGCTTTCGTAGAATCTCCAGCCCGTCAGCTATCGCAGTCTTTCAGCTTGCCTCTAGGGGGCAGTAAAGTGACTGTAACACCAAAACAATCCCTTCTCTGGGCCATCCACAGCGTTCTTCGTGAACACGGACGGTACAAACGCAGCGCCGACTCGGAATTCAAGGCCCTGGTGTGTATGGCCCTCAATGAGCAGAGGCTGGTGTCCTGGGTCAATCTCCTGTGCAAGTCCAGCTCTTTAGTCCACTCCCACTACCAGCCGTGGAGCTACATGGCCCAGACTGGTTTCGAGGGAGCGCTGAGGATCCTGGGACGCCTCAGCCACCTTAAATTCAATCTCCCTGTGGACCTGGCTGTGCGTCAGCTCAAAAATATCAAAGACGCATTTTGA
- the rpl27 gene encoding large ribosomal subunit protein eL27: protein MGKFMKPGKVVMVLAGRYAGRKAVIVKNIDDGTTDRPYSHALVSGIDRYPRKVTTNMGKKKIAKRSKIKAFVKVYNYNHLMPTRYSVDIPLDKTVVNKDVFRDPALKRKARREAKVKFEERYKTGKNKWFFQKLRF, encoded by the exons ATGGGCAAGTTCATGAAACCTGGGAAGGTGGTGATGGTCCTGGCTGGACGATACGCCGGACGCAAAGCTGTCATTGTCAAG AATATTGATGATGGAACGACTGACCGTCCCTACAGTCATGCTCTGGTTTCTGGGATCGACCGTTACCCCCGGAAAGTCACCACAAACATGGGCAAGAAGAAGATCGCCAAGAGGTCCAAGATCAAGGCTTTCGTTAAGGTCTACAACTACAACCACCTGATGCCCACCAG GTACTCTGTTGACATTCCTCTGGACAAAACCGTTGTCAACAAGGATGTGTTCAGGGATCCCGCTCTGAAGCGCAAAGCCAGGAGGGAGGCCAAGGTTAAATTTGAGGAGAG aTACAAGACCGGCAAGAACAAATGGTTCTTCCAGAAGCTCCGATTCTAG